The following are encoded in a window of Methanobrevibacter sp. V74 genomic DNA:
- a CDS encoding major capsid protein, whose product MSIALVENTIRDRILNGEGFVTKFVDIGQGSGKLNNGVLQAEKSDKYIQALSNKATFLEKTKLITSHNHKRQLDMMSFDIELEAGRINGTPQTLSNAQHPSFTDASFDAEELRALTGLHRTTLYDSIEGKNFMNTLTNTFAEANGLALERILLYGDKNSTDSTASSGYKVIDGIVKKVKTKSEISVEEIDLTATDSNPLKELRRMFDLFPDKYKVDGGMACFVPPVLRRALYRFIADNQDKYGREAIITKDGDLIIEDIPIVGIPQFSTLRNGFTKKPVILTHKENIQWLADPDNIMVESQFMLRSNTYDIASTMYADINFAFKDATSLAWLKEA is encoded by the coding sequence ATGTCAATAGCACTAGTTGAAAACACAATCCGTGACCGTATCCTAAATGGAGAGGGTTTCGTTACTAAATTCGTAGATATTGGTCAAGGAAGTGGAAAATTAAATAATGGTGTATTACAAGCAGAAAAATCTGACAAATACATCCAAGCATTAAGTAACAAGGCAACTTTTCTTGAAAAAACAAAACTCATTACAAGTCACAATCACAAAAGACAATTAGACATGATGAGTTTTGACATTGAATTGGAAGCAGGAAGAATCAATGGAACTCCACAAACATTATCAAATGCTCAACACCCAAGCTTTACTGATGCAAGTTTCGATGCAGAAGAATTAAGAGCATTAACTGGATTACATCGTACTACATTATATGACAGTATTGAAGGTAAAAACTTCATGAACACTTTAACTAATACTTTTGCAGAAGCCAATGGTTTAGCATTAGAAAGAATCCTACTTTATGGAGATAAAAATTCTACTGACTCTACTGCATCATCTGGTTATAAAGTCATTGATGGTATTGTTAAAAAAGTAAAAACCAAATCAGAAATCAGTGTTGAAGAAATTGATTTAACTGCAACTGATTCCAACCCATTAAAAGAACTCCGTAGAATGTTTGATTTATTCCCAGACAAATACAAAGTCGATGGTGGAATGGCTTGTTTCGTACCACCAGTATTAAGAAGAGCATTATACAGGTTCATAGCTGATAATCAAGATAAATACGGTAGAGAAGCAATAATCACTAAAGACGGTGACTTAATAATTGAAGATATTCCAATTGTAGGAATACCACAATTCAGTACTTTACGTAATGGGTTCACTAAAAAACCAGTCATCTTAACTCACAAAGAAAACATTCAATGGTTAGCAGATCCTGATAACATAATGGTAGAATCCCAATTCATGTTAAGAAGTAACACTTACGATATTGCTTCCACAATGTATGCAGATATCAACTTTGCATTCAAAGATGCTACTAGTCTTGCTTGGTTAAAGGAAGCATAA
- a CDS encoding phage portal protein, whose protein sequence is MVKIVTNTFLKDAVIKSVLNEYDVKSQELSTEDMNYGDEAIDPPFNPFQLEKLRDISGLHDICITVKCEDAIYSGKKIISKEGMEIPVELEEFLNDFQFDEECDSFLNDIETYGFAGLEILREGPAFKSVNQIPSLYLRMCRDKKRVVQKIGNQKSYFKLYDPSNTQRLNKNTGVFEYDITPDTIANELLWFNGKSNESKVYGKPGYLSELDAILTDNAIIEYQQGHFKAKGIPNYVITVTGSIEEKEDYSMDDFERDLEKEFSTVTNEPGTALVMCVPSDGDAPINVNVHKIGEEKKEGSFLALADSVADRIYRIHRVPRERLGESKSSGIASNRTEMLLKNYSKSTVGNIQKRMANYINKTIIKYEFTTNDHKIEYLPCNFDEEDKVLGRGIKLLQNGAMKLGEFINRFGESFELHMDESDEYYNARFMNNQSLDSVLYGDDPIDAEGKLNSMINDLDKDMGKSYLEKYD, encoded by the coding sequence ATGGTTAAAATTGTAACAAACACATTCTTAAAAGATGCTGTAATTAAAAGTGTACTTAATGAATATGATGTGAAAAGTCAAGAGTTAAGTACAGAAGATATGAACTATGGTGATGAGGCTATAGATCCACCTTTCAATCCATTCCAATTAGAGAAACTCAGAGATATATCTGGATTGCATGATATTTGCATTACTGTCAAATGTGAAGATGCAATTTACAGTGGGAAAAAAATTATCAGTAAAGAAGGAATGGAAATACCAGTTGAACTTGAAGAATTCTTGAATGATTTCCAATTTGATGAGGAATGCGATTCCTTCTTAAATGACATTGAAACATATGGTTTTGCAGGATTGGAAATTTTACGTGAAGGTCCAGCATTTAAAAGTGTGAATCAGATTCCTTCATTGTATCTTCGTATGTGCCGTGATAAAAAACGTGTTGTTCAAAAAATAGGTAATCAAAAATCATACTTCAAACTATATGACCCAAGCAATACTCAAAGACTAAATAAAAACACTGGAGTCTTTGAATATGATATTACTCCTGATACGATTGCAAATGAGTTATTATGGTTTAATGGTAAAAGCAATGAAAGTAAAGTGTATGGTAAACCCGGATACTTAAGTGAATTAGATGCTATTCTAACGGACAATGCAATAATTGAATATCAACAAGGACACTTCAAAGCTAAAGGAATTCCGAATTATGTGATTACAGTTACAGGAAGTATTGAGGAAAAAGAAGATTACAGTATGGATGATTTTGAAAGGGATTTGGAAAAAGAATTCAGTACTGTTACTAATGAACCTGGAACTGCATTGGTAATGTGTGTTCCAAGTGATGGTGATGCACCAATCAATGTTAATGTGCATAAAATAGGTGAGGAGAAAAAAGAAGGTAGTTTTCTTGCATTAGCTGATTCCGTGGCAGATCGTATTTATCGTATTCATCGTGTGCCACGTGAAAGATTAGGTGAAAGCAAATCATCTGGTATTGCAAGTAACAGGACTGAAATGTTACTCAAAAATTATTCCAAAAGTACTGTGGGTAATATTCAAAAAAGAATGGCAAACTACATTAACAAAACCATCATCAAATATGAGTTCACTACTAATGATCATAAAATAGAATATCTTCCTTGTAACTTTGATGAGGAAGATAAAGTATTGGGCAGAGGTATAAAATTATTGCAGAATGGTGCGATGAAATTAGGTGAGTTTATTAACCGTTTTGGTGAGTCATTTGAATTGCACATGGATGAAAGTGATGAATATTATAATGCTAGGTTTATGAATAATCAGTCATTGGATAGTGTGTTGTATGGTGATGATCCCATTGATGCTGAAGGTAAATTGAATAGTATGATTAATGATTTAGATAAAGATATGGGTAAGTCTTATTTGGAAAAATATGATTAA
- a CDS encoding cysteine desulfurase family protein — protein sequence MYLDNSATTQVSKEVLDEMMPYFTEEFGNPSTLYGIGRESKKALELARQRVADSINAKKDEIIFTSGGSESDNLAIKGIAFKLAKKGKHIITSEIEHPAVKNTLGFLESLDFKVTYLPVYENGIIKIEDLEEAITDETILITIMHGNNEIGTIQPIGEIGRIAHEKGIKFHTDAVQTFGKIEVDVEKLNVDLLSLSSHKVNGPKGVGALYVKKGTRVVPLIHGGGQEKGIRSGTENVSGIVGFGKACELAVENLKEHYEKHIALRDELIEKVLSRIPDSYLNGDPEKRLPNIVNFRFKAIEGESLILLLDAKGYQASTGSACSSNTLEASPVLAALGLDPVDVHGSLRVSLSPESDDFNIDEFVEVIAGSVERLRQMSPLWNQELNYNKVVGRE from the coding sequence ATGTATTTGGATAACTCAGCAACTACTCAAGTTAGCAAAGAAGTTTTAGATGAAATGATGCCTTATTTCACAGAAGAATTCGGCAATCCGTCAACTCTTTATGGAATAGGTCGCGAATCTAAAAAAGCATTAGAATTAGCCCGTCAAAGAGTAGCCGATTCAATCAATGCTAAAAAAGATGAGATTATATTTACTAGTGGTGGTTCCGAATCCGATAATTTAGCAATTAAGGGCATCGCTTTTAAATTAGCTAAAAAAGGTAAACACATAATTACAAGTGAAATTGAACATCCTGCTGTAAAAAACACTTTGGGATTTTTAGAGTCTCTTGACTTTAAAGTAACCTATTTGCCGGTTTATGAAAATGGCATTATTAAAATTGAAGATTTGGAGGAGGCAATCACTGATGAGACAATTTTAATCACCATTATGCATGGTAACAATGAAATTGGTACTATTCAGCCCATTGGGGAAATTGGCAGAATCGCCCATGAAAAAGGAATCAAATTCCATACTGATGCAGTACAAACTTTCGGCAAAATTGAAGTGGATGTTGAAAAATTAAATGTTGATTTACTTTCATTATCCTCCCATAAGGTAAACGGTCCAAAAGGTGTTGGAGCATTATATGTTAAAAAAGGAACAAGGGTGGTGCCTCTTATCCATGGGGGAGGTCAAGAAAAAGGCATCAGATCTGGAACAGAAAACGTTTCAGGTATTGTTGGTTTTGGAAAAGCATGTGAACTGGCTGTAGAAAACCTCAAGGAACATTATGAGAAACATATTGCCTTAAGAGATGAACTAATTGAAAAGGTGCTTTCAAGAATTCCGGATTCGTATTTAAATGGGGATCCTGAAAAGAGATTGCCTAATATTGTAAACTTCAGATTTAAAGCCATTGAAGGGGAATCTTTAATTTTACTTTTAGATGCTAAAGGATATCAGGCATCTACTGGTTCAGCATGTTCATCAAATACTTTAGAGGCATCTCCAGTATTGGCAGCATTAGGTTTAGATCCTGTTGATGTTCATGGTTCTCTAAGAGTATCTTTATCTCCAGAAAGTGACGATTTCAATATTGATGAATTTGTTGAAGTAATCGCCGGCTCAGTTGAAAGATTAAGACAAATGTCCCCATTATGGAATCAGGAATTAAATTATAACAAAGTTGTAGGAAGAGAATAG
- a CDS encoding tyrosine-type recombinase/integrase — MKYKHMDKYHMLQTLFNERNTAEGTRRIFWRSVKYFEQITQKSIIECLEIAEREEENNIRWKNCSLRKWLIKYRKWVFENYKISTARTYLTMIKTVFRHYDITIESLPYFSTKQSNQSIPINPDNLVDREILKLCIETNNPLLKAITLLMSSSGISRIDILNLTIEDYLEATSEYHNHENVWEAINDMAEIDVIPTWHLKRQKTGVQYYTFSSPESTRAINMYLLSRPDYLKKNKLLFHVNERYFNQLFKDTNDNLSLGKNGQYSRFAPHMLRRYHATQLIEAGMSEGKVDLLQGRKPQSIAYNSYIKIKPSKLKSEYVSALPFIVIEDINKVKSELDMAKEKNDVLESENSELKKQYDETNKRMDNLEKLVLGNISDDKLDRLHKLL; from the coding sequence ATGAAATATAAACACATGGACAAATACCACATGTTACAAACCCTTTTCAATGAGAGAAATACTGCGGAAGGTACACGAAGAATATTTTGGCGAAGTGTAAAATATTTTGAACAAATAACTCAAAAATCAATAATTGAATGTTTAGAAATAGCTGAACGTGAAGAGGAAAACAATATCAGATGGAAAAACTGTAGTTTGCGAAAATGGTTAATAAAATACCGCAAATGGGTATTTGAAAATTATAAAATATCAACAGCACGGACATATTTAACAATGATCAAAACAGTATTCCGCCATTATGATATAACCATAGAATCATTACCCTATTTCAGCACCAAACAAAGCAACCAGTCAATACCAATCAATCCTGATAATCTTGTTGACAGGGAAATTCTGAAATTATGTATTGAAACAAATAATCCTTTGTTAAAAGCTATCACTTTATTAATGTCCAGCAGCGGGATAAGCAGGATAGATATTTTGAATTTAACAATTGAAGATTATTTAGAAGCTACTTCTGAATATCATAATCATGAAAATGTATGGGAAGCTATAAATGATATGGCTGAAATTGATGTGATCCCAACATGGCATCTCAAAAGACAAAAAACTGGAGTACAATATTATACTTTCAGTTCACCTGAAAGTACACGTGCAATTAATATGTATCTGCTTAGCAGGCCAGATTATTTGAAAAAGAATAAACTATTATTTCATGTTAATGAAAGATATTTCAATCAATTATTCAAAGACACTAATGACAATCTAAGTTTAGGTAAAAATGGCCAGTATAGTAGGTTTGCACCGCACATGTTAAGACGTTATCATGCTACACAATTAATTGAAGCTGGTATGAGTGAAGGTAAGGTGGATTTGTTGCAAGGCCGTAAACCTCAAAGTATTGCTTATAATTCTTATATTAAAATAAAACCTAGTAAATTGAAAAGTGAATATGTATCTGCATTGCCTTTTATTGTTATTGAGGACATTAATAAAGTTAAAAGCGAATTGGATATGGCTAAAGAAAAGAATGATGTGTTGGAAAGTGAGAATAGTGAGTTGAAAAAACAGTATGATGAAACTAATAAACGTATGGATAATTTGGAAAAATTAGTTTTAGGTAATATTAGTGATGATAAATTAGATAGATTGCACAAATTGTTATAG
- a CDS encoding PBSX family phage terminase large subunit, whose amino-acid sequence MLSNNKQYWNWGETSPKSKDFFNNSNAWINIVEGAVRSSKTVTCSARWLKFLCESPHDEFLMSGKTITTLKRNVLTNFFKMLNTEDIWYHHDRYENILEVEDKTIYLMGFNDEGATDVVAGMTVGGWYGDEVTRNPKSTIEMAISRCSLPGAKMFLNMNPSSPYHFLYTDYINNKELLKSGTVKVWKFLLEDNPNLPKQYVDELIRVNKKNPLFYKRNILGQWVIAEGAIYDMFDEDVHVYNTPVEVDDMNITCDYGVSTVTTFGVIGYKKDLVDGNTYYLMDETYYDAEIKGVTQSDTNRVDDLVKLQDKHHLNKNNTIFLPHDAASLKAAAKKDKRIRMKVKTYAPDTFEDITTIQNLFATNRFFINSSCKNSITQAQSYCWDTKAQQRGEDKPLKVDDHCPDMWRGGILGPRKKGFKLRKRKKR is encoded by the coding sequence ATGCTTTCAAATAATAAACAATATTGGAACTGGGGGGAAACAAGTCCCAAAAGTAAAGACTTTTTCAATAATAGTAATGCATGGATTAACATTGTTGAAGGTGCAGTTAGATCTAGTAAAACAGTAACTTGTAGTGCCAGATGGTTAAAATTTTTATGTGAAAGTCCTCATGATGAATTTTTAATGAGTGGTAAAACTATCACTACATTAAAAAGAAATGTATTGACTAATTTTTTTAAAATGTTAAATACTGAGGATATTTGGTATCATCATGATAGGTATGAAAATATCTTAGAGGTTGAAGATAAAACAATTTACCTCATGGGTTTTAATGATGAAGGAGCTACTGATGTTGTTGCGGGAATGACAGTTGGAGGATGGTATGGAGATGAGGTAACACGTAACCCAAAATCAACAATTGAAATGGCAATAAGTAGATGTAGTTTACCTGGAGCAAAAATGTTTCTTAACATGAATCCATCAAGCCCATACCATTTTCTCTACACAGATTACATTAACAATAAAGAATTACTCAAATCAGGTACTGTTAAAGTATGGAAATTTCTTCTTGAGGATAATCCTAATCTTCCAAAACAATATGTTGATGAATTAATAAGAGTAAATAAGAAAAATCCTTTGTTTTACAAAAGGAATATTCTAGGTCAATGGGTAATTGCTGAAGGAGCAATATATGACATGTTCGATGAGGATGTGCATGTGTATAATACTCCTGTTGAAGTAGATGATATGAATATTACATGTGATTATGGAGTATCAACAGTCACTACGTTTGGAGTGATAGGTTATAAAAAAGATTTAGTTGATGGTAATACTTACTATTTAATGGATGAAACTTATTATGATGCTGAAATCAAAGGAGTAACTCAATCAGACACTAATAGAGTAGATGATTTAGTTAAACTCCAAGACAAACACCATCTTAATAAAAACAATACTATTTTCCTACCTCATGATGCGGCCAGTCTAAAAGCAGCTGCTAAAAAAGATAAAAGAATACGAATGAAAGTAAAAACTTATGCTCCAGATACTTTTGAAGATATTACTACTATTCAAAATTTATTTGCTACAAATCGTTTTTTCATTAATTCAAGTTGTAAAAATAGTATTACTCAAGCTCAATCTTATTGTTGGGATACAAAAGCTCAACAACGGGGTGAGGATAAACCATTAAAAGTTGATGACCATTGTCCAGACATGTGGCGTGGAGGCATATTAGGTCCTCGTAAAAAAGGATTCAAATTAAGAAAACGTAAAAAGAGATGA
- the nifU gene encoding Fe-S cluster assembly scaffold protein NifU — MDYSEKVMDHFANPRNCRMMDDADGVGTVGNPTCGDLMTIYIKVKDDVIQDISFQTFGCGAAIATSSMITEIAVGKTLEEALKISRNDVAEELDGLPPIKMHCSNLAADGLQAAIENYYENNQ, encoded by the coding sequence ATGGATTATTCAGAAAAGGTAATGGATCACTTTGCAAACCCAAGAAATTGTAGAATGATGGATGATGCAGATGGAGTGGGAACTGTTGGAAACCCAACATGCGGAGATTTAATGACAATTTACATTAAAGTAAAAGATGATGTTATTCAGGATATAAGTTTCCAAACATTTGGTTGTGGAGCAGCTATTGCAACAAGCAGTATGATTACTGAAATTGCTGTTGGAAAAACCTTGGAGGAAGCTTTAAAAATATCTCGTAATGATGTTGCTGAAGAGTTAGATGGCCTTCCACCTATAAAAATGCATTGTTCAAACCTTGCTGCCGATGGACTTCAAGCTGCAATTGAAAATTATTATGAAAATAATCAATAA
- a CDS encoding carboxypeptidase regulatory-like domain-containing protein translates to MVDRGFGLCQETTYGEVLNTTNFNESKLDWWSEADSADFKLNDKPVTKSGSSRMNKQSRAGIIKPTGTTKADADLQRFALYFRAYLDNYKYTAGSGDVHTHEFWGGENKKLQSFRAVYVADQLKKYIFGLLCDGLKFEVSDESMSVEVNWIYKTEHAGIIGKNSETFTKPKDLINDLFLMFYDISLELNNKPMTGIGTNLSFEGKNNLAVDNIVGFGSRGPQALALAQKRENTPSVTIGLTEDTIESIIAAEYGKIGELTVGDSGAYEPSRCTILEIPFAINVRMCEYPDLLMRIVFPMCTLAVEYDMSGADSIDATISMETLGSNEITLADETTKVQTDMYVLLKNNQTELGVAHSP, encoded by the coding sequence ATGGTAGATAGAGGATTTGGATTATGTCAAGAAACCACATACGGCGAAGTTTTAAACACTACTAATTTCAATGAATCCAAATTGGATTGGTGGAGTGAAGCAGACTCTGCAGACTTCAAATTAAATGACAAACCAGTTACAAAATCAGGTTCAAGTAGAATGAACAAACAGTCACGTGCAGGAATCATCAAACCAACAGGAACTACAAAAGCAGATGCAGATTTACAAAGATTCGCATTATATTTCAGAGCTTATCTTGATAATTATAAATACACTGCAGGTTCTGGAGATGTACATACACATGAATTCTGGGGCGGGGAAAATAAAAAACTTCAATCGTTCAGAGCAGTATATGTTGCAGATCAATTGAAAAAATACATATTTGGTCTACTTTGTGATGGTTTAAAATTCGAAGTATCTGATGAATCAATGAGTGTGGAAGTAAATTGGATTTATAAAACAGAACATGCAGGAATAATTGGTAAAAATAGTGAAACATTCACCAAACCAAAAGACCTTATCAATGATTTATTCTTAATGTTCTATGACATAAGCTTAGAATTAAATAATAAACCAATGACAGGTATTGGAACCAATTTATCTTTTGAAGGTAAAAACAATCTTGCAGTAGATAACATAGTGGGTTTTGGTTCAAGAGGACCACAAGCTTTAGCTTTAGCACAAAAAAGAGAGAATACCCCAAGTGTAACCATTGGTTTAACTGAAGATACAATTGAATCTATTATTGCAGCAGAATATGGTAAAATTGGTGAATTAACTGTAGGTGACAGTGGAGCATATGAACCTTCAAGATGTACTATTCTTGAAATTCCATTTGCAATAAATGTGAGAATGTGTGAATATCCTGATTTATTAATGAGAATAGTATTCCCAATGTGTACATTAGCTGTTGAATATGATATGAGTGGTGCAGACAGTATTGATGCTACTATTAGTATGGAAACATTAGGATCAAACGAAATAACTCTTGCTGATGAAACTACTAAAGTTCAAACTGATATGTATGTATTACTCAAAAACAATCAAACTGAATTAGGAGTTGCACATTCTCCCTGA
- a CDS encoding Bro-N domain-containing protein: MSDKQNNIKLFESQEIRVKWDDEIEDYYFSVIDVIAILTKSKNPSAYWRKLKQRISDESDESVTICHKLKMPAKDGKMRLTDVATTKELLRLIQSVPSPKAEPFKQWLAQVGSERLNEIADPELAIERAINLYREKGYTEEWITQRMRSIEIRKDLTAEWDRSGVKIGREYAILTNEISKSSFGLTTKQHKQFKGLKKESLRDNMTNAELVINMLGELATTEISKTENPEGFKESKIIAKRGGDIAGNARKELEANTGKKVVSKKTAKNPKTLDE; encoded by the coding sequence ATGAGTGATAAACAAAACAACATTAAATTATTTGAATCCCAAGAAATAAGAGTTAAATGGGACGATGAAATAGAAGATTATTATTTCTCAGTAATAGATGTTATTGCAATTCTTACTAAAAGTAAAAATCCTAGTGCATACTGGAGAAAGCTAAAACAACGAATTTCAGATGAATCTGATGAAAGTGTGACAATTTGTCACAAGTTGAAAATGCCTGCAAAAGATGGAAAAATGCGATTAACAGATGTTGCAACAACAAAAGAATTATTAAGACTTATTCAATCAGTCCCATCACCTAAAGCAGAACCATTCAAACAATGGTTAGCTCAAGTAGGTAGTGAAAGACTTAATGAAATAGCAGACCCTGAATTAGCTATTGAAAGAGCAATTAATTTATATCGTGAAAAAGGGTATACTGAAGAATGGATCACTCAAAGAATGAGAAGTATCGAAATAAGAAAAGACTTAACTGCTGAATGGGATAGGTCTGGTGTTAAAATAGGTCGTGAATATGCAATTCTCACAAATGAAATAAGTAAATCCTCATTTGGATTAACAACAAAACAACACAAACAATTTAAAGGATTAAAAAAAGAAAGTTTACGTGATAATATGACTAATGCAGAATTAGTTATAAATATGCTAGGTGAATTAGCCACTACAGAAATTAGTAAAACTGAAAATCCCGAAGGTTTCAAAGAAAGCAAAATAATAGCTAAACGAGGAGGAGACATTGCAGGTAATGCACGCAAAGAACTAGAAGCAAATACAGGTAAAAAAGTAGTAAGTAAAAAAACAGCAAAAAATCCAAAAACATTAGATGAATGA
- a CDS encoding carboxypeptidase-like regulatory domain-containing protein has protein sequence MVKGSIIPPTPAVTRNISVSVMEGTNPVSNVDVVLEDTDGNQFTGKTGSAGGCTISNVPEGSYSVMASKTGYAVYTGNITVSEENTTLAITLTKE, from the coding sequence TTGGTTAAAGGAAGCATAATTCCTCCAACACCAGCAGTTACCCGTAACATTTCAGTATCTGTAATGGAGGGAACAAATCCAGTAAGTAATGTTGATGTTGTATTGGAAGATACAGATGGAAATCAATTTACTGGTAAAACAGGAAGTGCTGGAGGATGCACAATAAGTAATGTTCCAGAAGGAAGTTATAGTGTAATGGCTTCCAAAACAGGTTATGCTGTTTACACTGGAAACATTACAGTAAGTGAAGAAAACACTACACTTGCAATAACTTTAACAAAAGAATAA
- a CDS encoding XkdF-like putative serine protease domain-containing protein, with translation MIVKGPVLVPEIPDKAGDVLDEETIRKALLVIARNGVLMDVQHSLMNVGKLLELYITDSTVEWMSNTLPKGTLFASVDVLKEDIQQAIRDGKYTGFSILSAPTKSVQEMDRGLH, from the coding sequence ATGATTGTTAAAGGTCCGGTGCTAGTACCAGAAATACCTGATAAAGCTGGGGATGTGCTTGATGAAGAAACAATTAGAAAAGCATTACTCGTTATTGCACGTAATGGTGTATTAATGGATGTTCAACACAGCTTAATGAATGTCGGTAAACTTTTAGAATTGTATATTACTGATTCAACAGTTGAGTGGATGAGTAATACATTACCTAAAGGAACATTATTTGCAAGTGTTGATGTGTTAAAAGAAGATATACAACAGGCTATTCGTGATGGTAAGTATACTGGTTTTAGTATATTATCCGCACCTACAAAATCTGTTCAAGAAATGGACAGGGGGTTACATTAA